From a single Sediminibacterium sp. KACHI17 genomic region:
- the rfaD gene encoding ADP-glyceromanno-heptose 6-epimerase has product MAEHPSYIIVTGAAGFIGSRMVKHLNELGYRDLILVDDFGIEAKRKNWEQSAYAHIVERYNLIDWLQLHEPKIECMIHLGARTDTTEFDYTIHETLNVEYSKAVWRYCTLHQVPLIYASSAATYGDGAFGYDDDHQVVSKLQPLNPYGISKNEFDKWALAQNECPPFWAGLKFFNVYGPDEYHKGRMASVIWHSFNQIRKNGVVNLFKSHRPDFKDGEQLRDFIYVKDVVKVVAWMRETMVQGRWSADKNGLYNLGTGKARSFTDLVKATFAGLDQEPSIHFIDMPEDIRDKYQYFTEANMQKLRKAGYTDDFYSLEQGVDDYVRNYLRKLP; this is encoded by the coding sequence ATGGCAGAACATCCTTCCTATATCATCGTTACAGGAGCAGCAGGATTTATAGGTTCTCGTATGGTGAAGCACCTGAATGAATTAGGGTATCGGGATCTGATACTCGTCGATGATTTTGGAATCGAAGCCAAAAGGAAAAACTGGGAACAGTCTGCCTACGCACATATTGTAGAAAGATACAATCTAATTGATTGGCTACAACTCCATGAGCCTAAGATCGAATGCATGATACACCTCGGTGCGAGGACCGATACCACTGAGTTTGATTACACTATTCATGAAACACTCAATGTCGAATACTCAAAAGCGGTTTGGCGATATTGTACGCTTCATCAAGTACCACTTATCTATGCTTCTTCCGCAGCCACTTATGGAGATGGGGCTTTCGGATATGATGATGATCATCAGGTAGTATCCAAATTACAACCACTTAATCCTTATGGCATCAGTAAAAATGAATTTGATAAATGGGCTTTAGCACAAAATGAATGCCCACCATTCTGGGCCGGACTCAAATTCTTCAATGTGTATGGTCCTGATGAATATCATAAAGGAAGAATGGCCAGTGTGATATGGCATTCCTTTAATCAGATCCGAAAAAATGGAGTCGTTAATTTATTCAAGAGTCATCGTCCTGATTTCAAAGATGGCGAACAACTCCGTGATTTTATATATGTGAAAGATGTAGTGAAAGTGGTAGCGTGGATGAGAGAGACCATGGTGCAGGGTCGCTGGTCTGCAGATAAAAATGGATTGTATAATCTGGGTACCGGAAAAGCCCGATCATTCACGGATCTCGTTAAAGCCACATTTGCAGGATTAGATCAGGAACCTTCCATTCATTTCATTGATATGCCGGAAGATATTCGCGATAAATATCAATACTTCACAGAGGCGAATATGCAAAAACTACGCAAGGCCGGATATACCGATGACTTCTATTCACTGGAACAAGGGGTGGATGATTACGTGAGAAACTATCTTAGAAAACTGCCTTAG
- a CDS encoding dienelactone hydrolase family protein — protein sequence MKKIIALTFAAFCTAAFLSHSYKTPAPQPLTPECYVSCFTSEIMDQFKAEASTASFAMMHDNPIPYTVADPLGKPVTFKAADGTSAMGYEIRSKKKSNKWLFVIQEWWGLNDYIKKESETFYSDLGDVNVIALDLYDGKIAATADSAMKLIQSAKTERLESIIKGAIAYAGTDAKIYTVGWCFGGMWSLQSALLAGKQAAGCVMYYGRPENNVEKLKTLNCDVIGFFGNKDRSPSPEVVNKFEADMQAAGKKLFANKYDAGHGFANPSNPVFNKEAAADAHAKAVAFLKERM from the coding sequence ATGAAAAAGATCATTGCTCTGACATTCGCTGCATTCTGTACGGCAGCATTTCTCAGCCATAGTTACAAAACACCTGCCCCACAACCTTTAACACCGGAATGTTATGTGAGTTGTTTTACCAGCGAGATCATGGACCAATTCAAAGCAGAAGCTTCAACCGCTTCTTTTGCTATGATGCATGATAATCCGATACCTTATACTGTAGCCGATCCATTGGGTAAGCCAGTCACTTTTAAAGCCGCCGATGGAACCAGTGCAATGGGCTATGAGATCCGCAGTAAGAAAAAAAGTAATAAGTGGTTATTCGTGATCCAGGAATGGTGGGGATTGAATGATTATATCAAAAAAGAGAGTGAAACTTTTTATAGTGATCTGGGAGATGTGAATGTGATCGCTTTGGATTTGTATGATGGTAAGATCGCTGCTACTGCCGATAGCGCTATGAAACTGATCCAGTCTGCAAAAACAGAAAGACTCGAAAGCATCATCAAAGGTGCAATTGCTTATGCAGGAACAGATGCGAAGATCTACACAGTAGGTTGGTGTTTCGGCGGTATGTGGAGTTTACAAAGTGCTTTATTGGCCGGCAAACAAGCAGCAGGTTGTGTGATGTATTATGGCAGACCTGAAAATAATGTAGAGAAACTCAAAACACTCAATTGTGACGTGATCGGTTTCTTTGGGAACAAAGATCGTAGTCCATCTCCTGAAGTAGTAAACAAGTTCGAAGCGGATATGCAGGCAGCCGGTAAGAAATTATTTGCCAATAAATATGATGCAGGTCATGGTTTTGCCAATCCAAGTAATCCTGTTTTTAATAAAGAAGCTGCAGCAGATGCACATGCTAAAGCAGTAGCTTTTTTAAAGGAGAGAATGTAG
- a CDS encoding CTP synthase, whose product MAKYIFVTGGVTSSLGKGIIAASLAKLLQARGLRATIQKFDPYINVDPGTLNPYEHGECYVTEDGAETDLDLGHYERFLNIYTSQANNVTTGRIYQTVINKERAGEFLGKTVQVVPHITDEIKRRMLLLGEDNKYDIIITEIGGTVGDIESLPFIEAVRQLQWELPEEDVMVVHLTLIPYLRAAKELKTKPTQHSVKMLSETGVHPDIIVCRTEEPLNNDIKRKIALFCNVKPEAVIEAMDASTIYEVPLLMLREKLDLICLKKLNITQYSEPNLDKWKGFLDKLKYPKSKVTVGLIGKYIELQDAYKSILESFVHAGAMNEVKVQVVNVHSEYITQENVAEKLEGLDGLLVAPGFGHRGIEGKIIAVQYAREKGLPFFGICLGMQMAVIEFARNILGLKNAHSTEMDTSTDHAVINMMEEQKKIKMMGGTMRLGAYPCEIKAGSLAHTIYGQTTISERHRHRYEFNNDYFDQFESKGMIASGRNPETGLVEIMEIPSHPFFIGVQYHPELKSTVENPAPLFVHFIGAAKKYNEQRGQSKKTVLQSEK is encoded by the coding sequence ATGGCCAAGTACATTTTTGTTACAGGAGGCGTAACAAGCAGTTTAGGAAAAGGGATCATTGCGGCTTCTCTCGCTAAATTATTGCAGGCAAGAGGGTTGAGGGCGACTATCCAAAAATTTGACCCTTATATCAACGTTGATCCAGGTACCTTGAATCCTTATGAGCATGGGGAGTGTTATGTAACAGAAGATGGCGCAGAAACAGATCTGGATCTTGGTCACTATGAACGTTTCTTAAATATTTATACTTCTCAGGCCAATAATGTTACCACCGGCAGAATTTATCAGACCGTTATCAATAAGGAAAGAGCTGGTGAATTTTTGGGTAAAACAGTTCAGGTGGTTCCGCATATCACCGATGAGATCAAAAGAAGAATGTTATTACTGGGAGAAGATAATAAATACGATATCATCATTACAGAGATCGGTGGTACGGTAGGTGATATCGAGAGTCTTCCTTTTATTGAAGCAGTACGTCAACTGCAATGGGAACTTCCTGAAGAAGATGTAATGGTAGTGCATCTTACTTTGATTCCATACTTGCGCGCAGCTAAAGAACTAAAGACAAAGCCTACACAGCACAGTGTAAAAATGCTGAGCGAAACAGGGGTTCATCCGGATATCATTGTTTGTCGAACAGAAGAACCATTGAATAATGATATCAAACGTAAGATCGCACTCTTCTGTAATGTAAAACCAGAAGCGGTGATCGAGGCAATGGATGCATCTACTATTTATGAAGTTCCATTATTGATGTTGCGTGAAAAACTTGATCTGATCTGCCTGAAGAAATTAAATATTACCCAATACAGTGAACCTAATTTGGATAAATGGAAAGGATTCCTGGACAAACTGAAATATCCGAAGAGTAAAGTTACGGTTGGATTGATCGGTAAGTATATTGAGTTACAAGATGCTTATAAATCTATTCTAGAAAGTTTTGTTCATGCAGGTGCCATGAATGAAGTAAAAGTACAGGTCGTAAATGTTCATAGTGAATATATCACACAAGAAAATGTAGCTGAGAAACTGGAAGGATTGGATGGATTATTAGTGGCTCCGGGTTTTGGACATCGCGGTATCGAAGGAAAGATCATTGCGGTACAATATGCAAGAGAAAAAGGGCTTCCATTCTTTGGTATTTGTTTAGGTATGCAAATGGCGGTCATCGAGTTTGCGAGAAATATTCTGGGATTAAAGAATGCGCACTCTACTGAAATGGATACTTCTACAGATCACGCTGTGATCAATATGATGGAAGAACAGAAAAAGATCAAAATGATGGGAGGCACTATGCGATTAGGAGCATATCCATGCGAGATCAAGGCGGGAAGCCTGGCTCATACGATCTACGGACAAACAACCATTTCAGAAAGACATCGCCATCGTTACGAATTCAACAATGATTATTTTGATCAGTTTGAATCAAAAGGAATGATAGCCAGCGGTCGTAATCCTGAAACAGGATTGGTTGAGATCATGGAGATACCTTCACATCCGTTCTTCATTGGGGTGCAATATCATCCTGAGTTAAAAAGTACGGTTGAAAACCCTGCTCCGTTATTTGTACATTTTATTGGTGCAGCCAAGAAATATAATGAGCAACGTGGTCAGAGTAAAAAGACAGTTTTACAAAGCGAAAAGTAA
- a CDS encoding DUF4407 domain-containing protein: MSENANISERENHVPNRWHRFLWWLSTAEVDLIKTCVIDRNRYAIVGMTVLGTWLFATLAWTYFSYTVTNSWIPAMPLGLFMGGIILTIDRALIKGISRNNKRKVLPLIFRIVLALTIGLFMAQPALLYLFDKEIKVQVSIDNEKRKREKRASQDTVYAAAKKELLTQKNQLEAQLDTRYREVSIARDRFIAETDGTGGSGKIGLKDIAQAKQREYVQLDADYRNLTNQIRPQLLSIDSSLSAIENNIKTEQTNFEALLNNGFITRIEALNNLVSDNTAVAIRYYLLVAILMLIELMPVIAKTLLPNGSYDEKVRLREELETTLTQNNHKRELALKEQFNQTAFEQDGLFIQQFFEASASERKEKMKEQISVWKKENHQSLDDTWTDLKRNMTMKQEE; the protein is encoded by the coding sequence ATGTCTGAAAATGCAAACATTTCCGAGAGGGAGAATCATGTGCCCAATAGATGGCATCGATTTTTATGGTGGCTTTCCACTGCCGAAGTGGACCTGATCAAAACCTGTGTTATTGACCGAAACAGATATGCGATCGTTGGAATGACCGTATTGGGCACCTGGTTATTCGCCACTTTGGCCTGGACCTATTTCTCTTATACGGTAACCAACTCATGGATACCAGCAATGCCGTTGGGATTGTTTATGGGTGGCATCATTCTAACCATCGACAGGGCCCTGATCAAGGGTATTTCTCGCAATAATAAAAGAAAGGTCTTACCGCTGATCTTTCGCATCGTACTGGCATTAACGATCGGATTGTTCATGGCGCAACCTGCACTCCTGTATTTATTTGATAAAGAAATCAAGGTGCAGGTGTCTATCGACAATGAAAAAAGAAAGAGAGAAAAAAGAGCAAGTCAAGACACTGTGTATGCAGCTGCAAAAAAAGAATTACTGACTCAAAAAAATCAACTAGAAGCACAATTAGATACAAGATACCGCGAAGTAAGTATCGCAAGAGATCGATTCATTGCTGAAACCGATGGTACCGGCGGTAGCGGCAAAATAGGTTTGAAAGATATCGCGCAAGCCAAACAAAGAGAATACGTACAACTTGATGCAGATTATCGGAATCTGACAAATCAGATAAGACCACAACTATTGTCTATAGATAGTTCGCTATCAGCCATCGAAAATAATATCAAAACAGAACAAACGAATTTCGAGGCTTTACTCAATAATGGTTTTATTACCAGAATAGAAGCACTGAATAATCTCGTAAGCGATAATACAGCCGTGGCGATCAGGTATTATTTATTAGTGGCCATCCTAATGCTCATAGAACTCATGCCGGTAATCGCAAAAACATTATTACCCAATGGCAGTTATGATGAAAAAGTAAGATTACGTGAAGAATTGGAAACAACACTCACTCAAAACAATCACAAAAGAGAATTGGCTTTGAAAGAGCAATTCAACCAAACTGCTTTTGAACAAGACGGACTATTTATTCAGCAATTTTTTGAAGCATCTGCATCTGAAAGGAAAGAAAAAATGAAAGAACAGATCTCTGTTTGGAAAAAAGAAAATCATCAATCCTTAGATGATACCTGGACCGACTTAAAAAGGAATATGACGATGAAGCAAGAAGAGTGA
- the yidC gene encoding membrane protein insertase YidC — protein sequence MKTDKNTVIGFVLLGILFFLYFWYSNKQQTALVEMKKRQEDSIARVNAAKLPVVDSATLQLDSLKRDSLSKVIMAGDFTAAAIGTESLVTLENSVMKITFTNKGGQVKGIELKKYSKADSTPVVLSDKNKLGYTINTGANQSANTTDLFFTADEPVKQSDGSQVINFTLSAANGQQIKHQYIIRPDAYMIDWNVALTGADKLLSQGALNMKWNLETTQLERSAEYERQMSNICFSEDSEFDYISVNTEKQFEKPVQWVSVVQQFFNHTLIAKNNFNTGDVKWQRKTDTTHSLATTETNLQMKLPVAAAVTVPFQLYYGPSDYSILKKQAPEMDRIVNLGRDMYSFVRPINKYIIMPVFDFFAGFVSNYGWVVLLLTLFIRLVTSPLTYSSYLSGAKMKALRPELDTMREKFGDDKQGFAMEQMKLFREAGVNPLGGCIPALLQIPIFFALYSFFNANIELRGQSFLWSDDLSSYDVIATLPFSIPLGFGDHISLFTITAVITSFLISIYNMSMTPTQDNPMLKYMPYIFPFILLFIFNRLPSALTWYYTVSNLVTLGLQFVIQNYIINHDLILAKIEEKRKAPKKKSKWQERYEQMMESQKKLQELKEKNQKRNK from the coding sequence ATGAAGACGGACAAGAATACGGTCATTGGCTTTGTTTTATTGGGTATTTTATTTTTCCTGTATTTCTGGTACAGCAATAAACAGCAAACGGCCTTGGTTGAAATGAAAAAAAGGCAGGAAGATTCGATTGCCAGAGTGAACGCGGCAAAGCTACCTGTTGTTGATAGTGCAACACTGCAATTAGATTCTCTGAAAAGAGATTCATTGAGTAAAGTGATCATGGCAGGAGACTTTACTGCTGCAGCTATCGGAACTGAATCTTTGGTTACACTCGAAAACAGTGTAATGAAGATTACTTTCACCAATAAAGGTGGACAAGTAAAAGGGATCGAATTAAAAAAATACAGCAAAGCTGATAGCACGCCAGTTGTTCTTTCTGATAAAAACAAATTGGGATATACCATTAATACTGGTGCTAACCAATCTGCTAATACAACAGATCTTTTCTTTACAGCTGATGAGCCGGTCAAGCAATCAGATGGTAGCCAGGTGATCAATTTCACATTATCAGCTGCGAATGGACAACAGATCAAGCATCAGTATATCATTCGCCCTGATGCTTATATGATCGACTGGAATGTTGCGTTAACAGGTGCAGATAAATTGCTGAGTCAGGGTGCATTGAATATGAAGTGGAATCTGGAAACCACGCAACTGGAACGTTCTGCTGAGTATGAGCGTCAGATGTCTAATATCTGCTTCTCAGAAGATAGTGAGTTTGATTATATCTCAGTGAATACTGAAAAGCAATTTGAAAAACCGGTACAATGGGTGAGTGTAGTGCAGCAGTTTTTCAATCATACCCTTATCGCGAAAAATAATTTTAATACTGGTGATGTTAAGTGGCAGCGTAAAACAGATACGACGCATTCATTAGCAACTACAGAAACAAATCTTCAGATGAAATTGCCGGTAGCGGCAGCAGTCACTGTTCCATTCCAGTTGTATTATGGTCCTAGTGATTATTCGATCTTGAAAAAGCAGGCACCGGAAATGGATCGTATCGTGAACTTAGGTCGTGATATGTATTCGTTTGTTCGTCCAATCAATAAGTATATCATCATGCCGGTATTTGATTTCTTTGCCGGTTTTGTAAGCAATTATGGTTGGGTCGTATTGCTATTAACACTGTTCATTCGTTTAGTAACATCACCATTAACATATAGCAGTTATCTGAGTGGTGCTAAAATGAAAGCACTGAGACCTGAACTGGATACGATGCGTGAAAAGTTTGGAGACGATAAGCAAGGATTTGCGATGGAGCAGATGAAATTGTTCCGTGAAGCAGGTGTAAATCCATTGGGTGGATGTATACCGGCGCTTTTACAGATCCCCATCTTCTTTGCCTTGTATAGCTTCTTTAATGCAAACATTGAGCTACGTGGGCAATCATTCCTTTGGAGTGATGACCTTTCTTCTTATGATGTGATTGCGACATTGCCATTCTCTATTCCGTTGGGTTTTGGAGATCATATCAGTTTGTTTACTATCACCGCTGTTATTACCAGCTTCCTGATCTCTATATACAATATGAGCATGACACCAACACAGGATAATCCGATGTTGAAGTATATGCCGTATATCTTTCCCTTTATACTATTGTTCATCTTCAACAGATTGCCGTCAGCATTGACATGGTATTACACAGTATCAAACCTCGTAACGCTTGGTTTGCAGTTTGTGATACAGAATTATATCATTAATCATGATCTGATCCTTGCTAAAATTGAAGAAAAGCGAAAAGCTCCAAAGAAGAAAAGCAAGTGGCAGGAACGTTATGAGCAGATGATGGAGAGCCAGAAGAAACTACAAGAACTAAAAGAAAAAAATCAAAAGAGAAATAAATAA
- a CDS encoding tetratricopeptide repeat protein, translated as MRENPYREDREALKELLQQYQNLKQGRHHSFIEEDAFERIIDYYDEKDDINEALEAADIGLEQYPYSSQLMIKKADLLLASRKYREALDVLENAELYDSSDINLYILKTDAYLALDQQPRAVELLEAALSMFEGEERLDLLFELADVYDDYEEFDKVFDCLKLILEEDPSNEEALYKICFWTDFTGRNEESIRLHQQIIEEQPFSELAWFNLAAAYQGLKLYEKAIDAYQYAVAIDEKFDYAYRNMGDAYLRLRKYKEAIDVLEKVLELTRPEDVIYEAIGHCYHRMGNYAQARFHYKKAVHLNPDDSKLHYKIAVTYMLEEQWQSAVKQLELAMRIHRSIPEYNLAMGECKMNLNQFKDAIQYFGTVVRQKTKNVAGWEALIRCLIKAGFHEEAIEQCIAAAKATDDKPIFLFYQSAMLFILGKSKEGLLKLEAAMEKAPRSLKKFIEINPSILQNNQVVDLVARYKKGKKI; from the coding sequence ATGAGAGAAAATCCGTACCGCGAAGACAGAGAAGCCCTCAAAGAACTCCTCCAACAGTACCAGAATCTCAAACAAGGTCGTCACCACAGCTTTATTGAAGAAGATGCTTTTGAACGTATTATAGATTATTACGATGAGAAAGATGATATCAATGAAGCACTTGAGGCTGCTGATATCGGTTTGGAGCAGTATCCTTATTCTTCTCAATTAATGATCAAAAAAGCAGATTTATTGCTTGCATCTCGTAAGTACAGGGAGGCGTTGGATGTATTGGAGAATGCCGAACTATACGATAGCAGCGATATTAACCTCTATATTTTAAAAACAGACGCCTACCTGGCCCTAGACCAGCAACCCAGGGCTGTGGAGCTATTGGAAGCGGCATTGAGCATGTTTGAAGGGGAGGAGCGCCTGGATCTGTTATTCGAATTGGCAGATGTCTACGACGATTATGAAGAGTTTGATAAGGTTTTTGATTGCTTAAAACTTATCCTGGAAGAAGATCCTTCTAATGAAGAAGCCTTATACAAGATCTGTTTTTGGACTGATTTTACCGGCCGGAATGAAGAAAGCATTCGACTGCACCAGCAAATCATTGAAGAGCAGCCTTTCAGTGAATTGGCATGGTTTAACCTGGCTGCCGCTTATCAGGGCTTAAAATTGTATGAGAAAGCGATCGATGCTTATCAGTACGCCGTGGCCATTGATGAAAAGTTTGATTATGCCTACCGAAATATGGGGGATGCATATCTACGCTTACGAAAATATAAGGAAGCCATTGATGTACTGGAAAAAGTCTTAGAGCTAACACGTCCGGAAGATGTGATCTACGAAGCGATTGGACATTGTTACCATAGAATGGGTAATTATGCTCAGGCCAGATTTCATTATAAAAAAGCAGTTCACCTGAATCCTGATGATAGCAAACTGCATTATAAAATAGCAGTAACATATATGCTGGAAGAACAATGGCAAAGCGCCGTTAAGCAACTGGAACTGGCCATGCGTATCCATCGTTCGATTCCGGAGTATAATCTGGCCATGGGTGAGTGTAAAATGAATTTGAACCAGTTTAAAGACGCTATTCAATATTTCGGTACTGTTGTTCGTCAGAAAACCAAAAATGTAGCCGGTTGGGAAGCGCTGATACGCTGCCTGATCAAAGCCGGTTTTCATGAAGAAGCCATTGAACAATGTATAGCAGCGGCTAAAGCCACAGATGACAAACCGATCTTTTTATTTTACCAAAGTGCGATGTTATTCATTCTGGGTAAATCCAAAGAAGGATTGTTGAAGCTGGAAGCAGCAATGGAGAAAGCGCCGCGTTCGTTGAAAAAATTTATTGAAATCAACCCTTCCATTTTACAGAACAATCAGGTGGTGGATCTGGTCGCCCGTTACAAGAAGGGGAAAAAAATATAA
- a CDS encoding phosphosulfolactate synthase, with product MNFNLSQIPVRTQQPRTSGLTMVMDKGLSINEVHNFMSVGRPHVDIVKLGFGTSFVTPNLREKIEVYHSYNMPIYFGGTLFEAFLIRNQFEDYISVCKDYGIKYMEVSDGSISIPHAEKCGYIEKLTQYGTVLSEVGSKDAAHIIPPYKWIELMRAELEAGSSYVIAEAREAGNVGIYRGSGEVREGLVQEILTQIPEEKIIWEAPQKAQQLYFLELIGCNVNLGNIAPHEILALEAMRIGLRGDTFELYLNKL from the coding sequence ATGAATTTTAACCTTTCTCAGATACCTGTAAGAACACAGCAACCCCGTACATCAGGCTTAACCATGGTCATGGATAAAGGACTTAGCATCAATGAGGTCCATAATTTCATGAGCGTGGGCAGACCGCATGTAGATATTGTGAAGTTAGGATTTGGTACTTCTTTTGTTACCCCCAATCTACGTGAGAAAATAGAAGTATACCATTCTTACAATATGCCCATTTATTTTGGTGGTACTCTATTTGAAGCCTTCTTGATCAGAAATCAATTCGAAGATTATATCAGTGTTTGTAAAGATTATGGTATCAAGTACATGGAAGTGAGTGATGGCTCTATTAGTATTCCGCATGCTGAAAAATGTGGTTATATCGAAAAGCTTACGCAATACGGTACCGTATTAAGTGAGGTGGGAAGTAAAGATGCTGCACATATCATCCCTCCTTATAAATGGATCGAACTGATGCGTGCTGAATTGGAAGCAGGATCTTCTTATGTTATTGCCGAAGCGCGTGAAGCAGGTAATGTCGGTATTTACAGAGGTAGTGGTGAAGTAAGAGAAGGTCTGGTTCAGGAAATTCTTACTCAGATACCTGAAGAAAAAATCATTTGGGAAGCACCTCAGAAAGCACAACAACTTTATTTTCTGGAACTGATTGGTTGTAACGTAAACCTTGGAAACATAGCGCCTCATGAAATTCTTGCATTGGAAGCTATGCGTATCGGTTTGCGTGGAGACACTTTTGAATTGTATCTGAACAAGCTCTGA
- a CDS encoding shikimate dehydrogenase: MKRYGLIGYPLTHSFSQKYFTEKFLREALNDHVYENFPIQEISALKDVLTSNHDLFGLNVTIPYKKEVLDYLDECSPAVAAMGACNCIKIVEGKLLGFNTDVIGFERSLRPFLKPEHTAALILGTGGAAVAVAYVMDQLGIQYQYVSRQKTPNSITYAEIDQQTITDHSLIINTTPLGMYPAVNDCPPLPYEHLTSKHHCFDLIYNPAETLFLQKAAAQNATVQNGAEMLIIQAEESWLIWNL, encoded by the coding sequence ATGAAACGCTATGGCCTGATCGGGTATCCACTGACACATTCATTCTCTCAAAAATATTTTACTGAAAAATTTTTGAGAGAAGCATTGAATGATCATGTCTACGAGAATTTTCCGATTCAGGAAATTTCAGCATTGAAAGATGTCCTCACTTCGAACCATGATCTTTTCGGGTTGAATGTGACCATTCCCTACAAAAAGGAAGTACTGGATTATTTAGATGAATGTTCGCCCGCAGTAGCAGCGATGGGCGCTTGCAATTGCATCAAAATAGTTGAAGGGAAATTATTAGGATTCAATACAGACGTGATCGGTTTTGAACGTTCATTACGTCCATTCCTAAAACCCGAACACACTGCAGCATTGATCCTTGGTACCGGTGGCGCTGCCGTTGCTGTTGCATATGTGATGGATCAGTTAGGTATTCAATATCAGTATGTATCCAGACAAAAAACACCTAACAGTATTACTTACGCTGAGATCGACCAGCAAACTATAACAGATCATTCACTCATCATCAATACTACTCCTCTCGGGATGTATCCGGCGGTCAATGATTGTCCACCATTGCCTTATGAACACCTTACCTCAAAACACCATTGTTTTGATCTGATCTATAATCCCGCTGAAACATTGTTTCTTCAAAAAGCAGCTGCACAAAATGCTACTGTTCAAAATGGTGCAGAAATGCTTATCATTCAGGCAGAAGAAAGTTGGCTTATCTGGAATCTGTAA